Within the Quadrisphaera sp. RL12-1S genome, the region ACGCCCACGCCGTCACCGCGGTCCGGCGTGCTGGTGGCGGACCCGGTCGAGACCCCGCTCACGTCCCAGCGGCCCACGACGGGCCTGTCCGTGGCGGCGCCGTAGCCGAAGAGGGAGTCGGGCTGCCCGGGCGTGATGGAGTTGCGCAGCCACCACGTGCCGGCGGAGTAGACGCCGACGGTGTCCCTGCCGTCGCCGTCCCAGTCGCCGACCACGGGGGTGGCCTGCGGCCAGCCGTACTGGAAGACGGCGCCGGCCGGGCCGGGGGTGGCGGTGCCGCGCAGCCACCAGCTGTAGCCGTCGTAGACGCCGATGCCCGAGCGGCCCTTGCCGTCCCAGTCGCCGACCACGGGGCGGACGCCCTTGAACCCGTAGACGAACTTGTGGTCCGGCGGTCCGGGGGTGGCGGTGTCGCGCAGCCACCACGTGTAGGTGGCCGGGTCGTAGACGCCGATCCCGTCGGTGCCGCTGCCGGTCCAGTCTCCGCAGACGGGGACCATGGTGGAGGAGCCGTAGCTGAACGTGAGGTCCGGTCCGCTGCTGGAGGGTGACTGCTGGACGGCCCACTGGCCGGCGCTGTAGACGGCCAGCCCGTCGGTGCCGTCGCCGTCCCAGTCGCACGACAGGGCGGTGCCCCTGGGGTCGCCGAAGTAGGCGGTGCCGTCGGGTGCGCCCGGGGACGACGTGGTGCGCAGGTCCCACTCCTTCTCCGACACCAGCTGCGCGACCCTGGTGCGCAGCGACGGGAGCTGGGAGTAGAGGTTGGCCCCCGGGCAGGCGGTGGCGTTGAGGTCGCGGTGGCCGGAGATGGTGCTCACCGTCACCTGGGCCCCGGCCTGGTAGCGGATGTTGGAGCCCGACAGGCCGGCGCTCGTGAGCGTCGCCGTGCCGGTGGGGTCGGTGTGGGAGATCGCGAACTTCCAGGCGATGACGCGGGCGAGGGCGTCCATCCCCGCGCTCGTGGGGGTGGCGGTCTCGAAGTTGCCCAGCATGGACACGCCGAAGGTGTCGGTGTTGAACCCGCCGGTGTGCGCCCCGAGCACGGCCTTGTCCATGCCCCCGTAGCGGCCCTCGAAGACCTGGCCGTACTTGTCGACCAGGAAGTTGTAGCCGATGTCGCACCAGCCCTGGACCTGCGTGTGCTCGTAGTAGATGCCGCGCACGATCGCGGCGGAGTCCGCGGCGGAGTAGGAGTTGGAGCCCGCGGTGTGGTGGACGAGGGCGACCTTCGGGGTGCCGGTGTAGGTGGGCGCGCTGCAGTTCTTGAGGCGCATCGACTCGTCGGCCCCCCACTGCGCGCGGGTGATGACGCCGGGCATCGCGCGGGTGTCGGCGCGGGCCGTGGCGGCGGGCGACGAGCCCGCCGACCTGGCCAGCCCGTCGGCGGTGGTCACCGAGGTCTTGGGGTCCACGAGGCTGGTCCGCACGTTGGTGACGGCGGCGGCGCTGCCGGCGGACGACGGCAGGGCGACCCGGACGTCGACGGCGTCGGCTCCGCCGGAGACCCACAGCGGGGTGGTGCCGCCCTTGCGGGTGGCGCGCGACAGCTCGGGGCTCCCCGGGTCGGGCGAGGAGTCCTCCACCTCGAGCGGCTGCCAGTCGGTCCACCCGGTGCCGGTGCGGACGCGGACCTCCACGCCGATGCTCGGGACCGGCGCCCCGTCCCACAGCACCGAGACCATGTTGAAGGACCGGGTGGTCTTGGGGCCCGTGGCGAGGAGCTTCACCGGCTGGTCGGGGGGCAGGGTCTGCACGCCCGCGGCCGCCAGGGCGTCGCCCTTGAGGAAGGGCGTCCTGACCGCGCCCGGGGCCAGCGGGGAGACGACCACCGGCGGCGCGTCCTCGGACGCGACCGGGCCGTCGACGGCGGGCACGGACAGCACCTGCGCCGTGGGTGTGACGGGCGGCGGGGCAGCGGCGCCCGCCCCCGCCACCGGCACCACGCCGGCGCCGGAGGCGAGGACGGCGAGGGCTCCGCAGCGCAGCGCCCAGCGGCCGCCCCACCACCTCGCGGCCCGGCTGGTGCGCGGAGCCTCCCGCGGGGAGGGCTCGACGCTGGACGTGGGGGTCTTCACAGGTGCTTCTCCTCGCGCTCGGCCGCCCCGTCAGCGGACGGGCGACCGGTCGTCTCGGTCGGCGGGTGGGATCTGTCGGATGGGTGCGCGGGCGGGTCCGCCAGGCAGGGCGGGCCCGTCCGGCGGGAGGACGCGCGGGTCTGGCGCGTCAGACGCTCGGGCGGGTGATGCCGGCGCCGTCGGAGCCGGTCGTCCAGCGGCCGGGCACCGGGGCGTCTCCGGGCACCCCGTAGTCGAACAGCCGCTGCGGGTCACCCGGTGACACCGTGTCACGGAGCATCCACCGTCCGTCGGAGAACACGCCGATACCAGACGTGCCGCTCCCCGCCCAGTCACCGGTCACCGGCGTGGCGCCCTTCCACCCGTACTGGACGGTGGTGTCGGGCCGGCCCGGGGTCGCGGTGTTCCGGAGCATCCACGTGCCGGCGTAGTAGACGCCGATGGAGTCCTTGCCGTCGCCGTCCCAGTCGCCCACCACGGGCAGGGCGGCGGACCAGCCGTACTGGAACTTGACCTCGGGGTTGCCGCCGGTGAAGGAGTTGCGCAGGTACCAGGTGCCGGTGCGGGTGTCGTAGACGCCGATGCCGTCCTTGCCGTCGCCGTCCCAGTCACCGCACACCGGCAGCATCCAGGCGGCGCCGTAGGAGACCGTCGCGTCGGCGGCTGCCACGGCGCTCGGGTCGGGGGCGGAGGCGTCGTCGCGCTTGGTCCACACGCCGTTGCGGTACGTGGTCAGCCCGTCGCGGCCGGAGCCGTCGAAGTCGCACGCCAGGGTGGTGTCCTTCGGACCGCCGAAGCGGGAGGTGAGCGCCGGGTCGCCACCGTCGGTGCTGCCGCGCAGCATCCAGACCTGCGTGGAGGGCGCCACCACGGAGAACCAGTCCGAGCGCAGCCCCAGGCGGCTGCGCACGTCGTTGCCGGTGGTCTTCACGGTGCCGGAGCTGCCCGTGACCACCACCGTGGTGGCGCGTCCGCCGTCGGCCCCGAGGCCGTTGCGGCCGGTCACCTGCATGCTCGAGAAGGTGCCGATCTGCGGCCAGGCGCGGCTGACGGTCGGGCCGTCGATCGTGACCTTCCAGTCGTGGTACGGCGAGCGGGAGTCCCCGGCGTCCTCCACGGCCGGGAAGGCCCCGCCCGCGGTCCAGCCGCCCGTGGAAGAGCTGAACTCGGTGCGCACCACCGCGCCCTTGGAGTCCAGGCGCACCACGCCGGCGGTGCTGCGGATGGCCGTGTCCGTGCGGCGGTCCTCGCGGCCCGCGCCGCCGTAGACCTGGCAGGAGGTGGTGTCGCAGGTCTGGGCGTAGCTGTAGCGGCCCTCCGAGCGGGAGTAGGACCGGGCCGCGACGGCCTGGGCCTCCAGCGCGGCCATGCCGGCGCCACCGGCGGCGTCGCCCCAGGAGGCCGGGGACTCCGAGGGCACCACGCCGCGCAGGTACTGCTCGATGGGCACGAAGTTGACGAGGTGGGAGGCGCCGGTGCTGTCGACCACCGGGCGGAAGTTGCCGCGGTAGGTGGCGCCGGTGCCGCAGACGGTGAACATCCTGGAGCGGTCGTCACCCGGGTCGCCGGCGAGCCAGACCGCCGGACTGGCGCCCACGTCCACCGGGGCTGCCGAGGCCCCGGAGGGCGACGCCGAGGGGGACGGACCGGCCGTCGCGGCGCAGCCGCCGGCGACCGTGGTGAGCGCCCAGGTGCCGCCGGTGCGGGTGAAGCGGGCCGCGGTGCCCCCGGGCACCGCCGTGCCGGCCACGTAGTAGTCGGCCCCGGAGACCAGCGTGATGGTGGAGGCGCCGTCCAGCGCCATGAGCCGGACGGAGACCTCGTCGTTGCGGATGGTGCCGGCGGTGGTGCCGCCGTAGTAGTGGTCGAGGATCCTCGCGGAGCTCCAGCCCTGGTCCACGGAGTACCCGTAGGAACCCCACTGGCTCAGGCCGCGGCCGTGCCCGTAGCCGTGCCCGGTGAGGACCAGCTGGCTGGTGTCGGCCTGCGCGGCCCCTCCTCGCACCAGCTGCGCGCCGCCGGCGCCGGCGGCCACCACGGCCAGCAGCGCGGCCGGCTTGTGCCACCAGCGCCCGCGCCGGTGGCGCGCACCCCCGTCCGCTGCCTGCGCGCCTGCGGCGCGCTCGGGAGCGCGGCGGGCGTGGCGGGGGGCGGGCTGGGCGTCTCGGGCGTGGTGGTGCACAGGTATCACCTCGGCAGGTCCGGGGGCAGCCTTGACCGCCGTCGACGTCGGGGCGCGTCGTCCGTCCGGGCGACCGGCCGACGCAGGCCCACCGGCCGGTCGGGGGACCGGGCTCGCCTCACCGGGTACTGTCCCAGGACGTGACGTCCAGCGGTGCGCTTTCGCTCAGAGGCGCCGAGACCTCCCTGCTCGTGACCCTCCAGCGGAGGACGCAGCAGCCGGTCGTGGTGGCGGCCGCCACGCAGCTGGGGCGCTTCGGCGACCACGCGGCCGGGTGGCTGGTCATCGGCGCCGCCGGCTGGCTGCTCGACGCGCCCCGCCGCCCGCAGTGGGCGCGGGCGCTGGTGTCCGTGCTCGGCGCGCACGCGGCCACCGTCGTCCTCAAGCGGGTGGTGCGGCGCCTGCGCCCCGGCACCGACGGCTCCCCCGGCGACGCCGCCGTGCAGGTGCGCTCCACCTCGCCCTCACGGCTGAGCTTCCCCTCCTCCCACGCCGCCTCGACGACGGCGGCGGCGCTGGCCTACGGGCGGCTGCTGCGCCTGCCGCTGGCCCCCGTCGTCGTCCCCGCGCAGGGGGTGTCGCGCGTGCTGCTGGGGCTGCACTTCCCCACCGACGTGCTGGTCGGGGCCCTGACGGGCGTGGTCACCGACCGGCTGGTCGCCTCCCGGGGCGCGGCGACGGGCGGCCGGCGGTGAGCTCGGGGGTGGACACCCCGGTCCGCCGCACGCCGCAGGGCGCGGCGCTCGGCGTGCTGCGCACCATGCGGCCCCGCCAGTGGGTCAAGAACGTGCTGGTGGGCGCGGCGCCGCTGTCGGCGGGGCTGGTCACCGACGCCGGCGTGGTCCTCACCACGGTCTACGCGTTCGTGAGCTTCTGCCTGGCGGCCTCCGCCGTGTACCTGCTCAACGACACCCTCGACGTCGAGGCCGACCGCGCGCACCCCACCAAGCGGAACCGCCCCATCGCCGCCGGCGTGGTGCCGGTGCCGGCGGCCGGGGCCACCGCGGTGGTGCTGGCACTGGCCTCCCTGGGGGTCGCGGCGCTGGCGTCGTGGCAGCTGGTGGTGCTCATGGCCGTCTACCTCGCGGTGCAGGTGGCGTACTGCGTGCGCCTCAAGCACGAGCCGGTCCTCGACATCGCCATCGTCGCCTCGGGGTTCCTGCTGCGCGCCATCGCCGGCGGCGTGGCCAGCGGCATCGAGCTGTCGCAGTGGTTCCTGCTGGTCACGGCGTTCGGGTCGCTGTTCATGGTGTCCGGCAAGCGGTACAGCGAGATGAAGCTCGCCGAGGCCGCCGGCGGCACCACCCGGGCGTCGCTGCTGCGGTACTCCCAGAGCTACCTGCGGTTCGTGTGGAGCCTGGCGGCCAGCGTCATGGTCACCGCGTACGCGCTGTGGGCCTTCGAGATCCGCGAGGGGGACCCCACCACGGTCTCGGCGGGCGGCTCGACCTGGTCGGCCATCTCCATCGTGCCGTTCGTGCTGGCGGTGCTGCGGTACGCGGTGGACGTGGACGGCGGCCGCGCGGGCGCCCCGGAGGACATCGCCCTGCGCGACCGGGTGCTGCAGGTCGTGGCCCTGGCGTGGGTCGCGAGCTTCGCCCTCGGGGTCTACCTCCCCCTGCGCTGACCTCCCTCCGGGGTGCTCCGGAGGTCCATGATCACGGGCGGCCCGTCAGCGGCGGGCGGCGGCCCGGGCGGCGTCGAAGACGCGCTCGTAGGAGTCGACCGTGAGCTCCACGCCGTAGTGCTGGCGCGCTCGCTCCGCCAGGGCGGGCCTGTCGATGGTCCCCGCCACGTGCTGGTCGCGCAGCTGGGCGAGCCCGCGGGTGATGGCGGCGGCGTCCTTGGGGGCCACGATGACGCCCTCCCCCACCCGCTGCACCGGCACGCGCACGCCCGGCAGGTCGCTGGCCAGCGCGGGGACGCCCAGCATCATGGCCTCCACCTGCACGATGCCGAACGCCTCGAAGGCGTTGACCGACGGCAGCGCGAACGCGTCGATCGAGGCGTACAGGTCGGGCAGCGCGTCGTCGGGGACGAAGCCGAGCACGCGGATCCTGTCGTCGCCGCCGATGGCGTCGCGGACGGCGTCGATGACGCTGCCGCCGGCGATCTTGGCGAAGTCTCCGGCGATGATGAGGCGGGCGTCGTCGTCGTCGAGGGCCCGGAAGCCCTCCACCAGCCACGGCACGCCCTTCTCCTCCACGATCCGGCCGAGGAAGCCCACGTGGAAGCCGCTCCCGTCGCGGAAGCGGGGGGCGCCGCCGGACCTGTCGTGGCAGGCGGCGGGGATGCCCTCCACCTTGCCGCGCATGGACGCGAACAGGCGGCTGTGCTCGGCGTAGTCGATCGAGGTGGTGCAGACCGTGGTGGCCAGGCGCATCGCCACCCGCGAGGAGGCGTCCACGACGACCTTCTGCACCTCCCCGGCGAGGCCGGGCGGCAGGTCGACGTCGCACTGGTAGGTCAGGACGACGGGCGCGCCCGCCCCGCGGGCGGCAGCGGCCAGCACGCCGGCCTCGAGCAGCGGCAGGTGGAGGTTGACCACGCCGGCGCCCTTCGACGCCGCCGCCAGCCACACCGGCAGCGCCGGGGCGATGGTGCCCTTGCCGACCCGGGCCACGACCGGCGCGCGCAGCACCCGGACGCCGTTGACCCACTCCTCGACGGGCAGCGCGTCGTCGTGGCGGGTGGTCATCACCGTCACGGAGCGGCCGCGGCGCACGAGGCCCTCGGCGACGTCGCGGGCGGCGTTGGTCAGGCCGGAGACGTACGGCGTGTAGTACGTGAGCCCCATGACGACGTCCGGCGGGCGCGTCCCCGCGGGAGCGGGCGGCGGCGTCACGGAGGGTCGGGTCGAACGAGGCACTGGTGAACGCTAGCGGCTGTCGCCGGTGGCGCCCTGCGGGCGCTGCACGAGCACGAGCACCGAGAGCAGCCAGGCCGCCGCCGACCCCGCGGTGAACCCGCCGGCCACCCCCCAGGAGGCGCCGACGCCCAGCCCGAGCTGGACCACCGCGATCCACGCCGCGGCCACGACCAGGCCCGCCCCCCAGCAGGTGAGCACCGCGCGCTCCCGGCCGGTGGCGACCAGCGCCTGCGTCCCGACCACCAGGCCGGCGTGGACGAGGCAGCCGCCCACCATGAGCGCCATGAGCCCGGCGGGCACCCCCAGGCCCCCGCCGGTGAAGACGTCCATGGCGGGCCCCGACAGGAGCGCCCCGGCCCCCGCGCCCAGGAGCGCGAGTCCCACCACGGCCGCGGAGAACTGCACCATCCGCACCCGCAGCTCGTGCAGGCGTCCCTCGGCCACCATCCTCGTGAGCGGGGGCACCAGCACCGCCTGGGCGGGGACGACGACGAACAGCGGCGCCCGGGCGAGGGTGAACGCCGCTGCGTAGGCGGCCAGGACGGCGTCGTCCGTGCGCTCCAGCCCGACGACGATCGGCCCGGCGTTGAGCAGCAGCTGCCCGGCGACACTGGCGCCGAGCAGCGTCAGCACCGCCCGCGTCATGCTCCGCGGTGCACCGACGGCGGCCGACCCCGTGCGCGGGTGCTCGCGGGCCAGACCCAGGTCTCCGACGTCGTGGAGGTCCGTCGGTGCGGCCGCCGCCCCCGAGCGCCGACGCCGTACGGCCAGCAGCAGACCGACGTGGGCGAGGAGAGCGCTGCCCACCACGAACGCCGCGAACAGCCACGCCGGCGGCTGGAAGACCAGCACGGTGACGAGCGTCGCGGCGAGCCCCCGCAGCGCGGCGTCAGCGGC harbors:
- a CDS encoding peptidoglycan recognition protein family protein; amino-acid sequence: MKTPTSSVEPSPREAPRTSRAARWWGGRWALRCGALAVLASGAGVVPVAGAGAAAPPPVTPTAQVLSVPAVDGPVASEDAPPVVVSPLAPGAVRTPFLKGDALAAAGVQTLPPDQPVKLLATGPKTTRSFNMVSVLWDGAPVPSIGVEVRVRTGTGWTDWQPLEVEDSSPDPGSPELSRATRKGGTTPLWVSGGADAVDVRVALPSSAGSAAAVTNVRTSLVDPKTSVTTADGLARSAGSSPAATARADTRAMPGVITRAQWGADESMRLKNCSAPTYTGTPKVALVHHTAGSNSYSAADSAAIVRGIYYEHTQVQGWCDIGYNFLVDKYGQVFEGRYGGMDKAVLGAHTGGFNTDTFGVSMLGNFETATPTSAGMDALARVIAWKFAISHTDPTGTATLTSAGLSGSNIRYQAGAQVTVSTISGHRDLNATACPGANLYSQLPSLRTRVAQLVSEKEWDLRTTSSPGAPDGTAYFGDPRGTALSCDWDGDGTDGLAVYSAGQWAVQQSPSSSGPDLTFSYGSSTMVPVCGDWTGSGTDGIGVYDPATYTWWLRDTATPGPPDHKFVYGFKGVRPVVGDWDGKGRSGIGVYDGYSWWLRGTATPGPAGAVFQYGWPQATPVVGDWDGDGRDTVGVYSAGTWWLRNSITPGQPDSLFGYGAATDRPVVGRWDVSGVSTGSATSTPDRGDGVGVWRTWP
- a CDS encoding glycosyltransferase family 4 protein; the encoded protein is MPRSTRPSVTPPPAPAGTRPPDVVMGLTYYTPYVSGLTNAARDVAEGLVRRGRSVTVMTTRHDDALPVEEWVNGVRVLRAPVVARVGKGTIAPALPVWLAAASKGAGVVNLHLPLLEAGVLAAAARGAGAPVVLTYQCDVDLPPGLAGEVQKVVVDASSRVAMRLATTVCTTSIDYAEHSRLFASMRGKVEGIPAACHDRSGGAPRFRDGSGFHVGFLGRIVEEKGVPWLVEGFRALDDDDARLIIAGDFAKIAGGSVIDAVRDAIGGDDRIRVLGFVPDDALPDLYASIDAFALPSVNAFEAFGIVQVEAMMLGVPALASDLPGVRVPVQRVGEGVIVAPKDAAAITRGLAQLRDQHVAGTIDRPALAERARQHYGVELTVDSYERVFDAARAAARR
- a CDS encoding phosphatase PAP2 family protein gives rise to the protein MTSSGALSLRGAETSLLVTLQRRTQQPVVVAAATQLGRFGDHAAGWLVIGAAGWLLDAPRRPQWARALVSVLGAHAATVVLKRVVRRLRPGTDGSPGDAAVQVRSTSPSRLSFPSSHAASTTAAALAYGRLLRLPLAPVVVPAQGVSRVLLGLHFPTDVLVGALTGVVTDRLVASRGAATGGRR
- a CDS encoding decaprenyl-phosphate phosphoribosyltransferase → MSSGVDTPVRRTPQGAALGVLRTMRPRQWVKNVLVGAAPLSAGLVTDAGVVLTTVYAFVSFCLAASAVYLLNDTLDVEADRAHPTKRNRPIAAGVVPVPAAGATAVVLALASLGVAALASWQLVVLMAVYLAVQVAYCVRLKHEPVLDIAIVASGFLLRAIAGGVASGIELSQWFLLVTAFGSLFMVSGKRYSEMKLAEAAGGTTRASLLRYSQSYLRFVWSLAASVMVTAYALWAFEIREGDPTTVSAGGSTWSAISIVPFVLAVLRYAVDVDGGRAGAPEDIALRDRVLQVVALAWVASFALGVYLPLR
- a CDS encoding SpoIID/LytB domain-containing protein; translation: MHHHARDAQPAPRHARRAPERAAGAQAADGGARHRRGRWWHKPAALLAVVAAGAGGAQLVRGGAAQADTSQLVLTGHGYGHGRGLSQWGSYGYSVDQGWSSARILDHYYGGTTAGTIRNDEVSVRLMALDGASTITLVSGADYYVAGTAVPGGTAARFTRTGGTWALTTVAGGCAATAGPSPSASPSGASAAPVDVGASPAVWLAGDPGDDRSRMFTVCGTGATYRGNFRPVVDSTGASHLVNFVPIEQYLRGVVPSESPASWGDAAGGAGMAALEAQAVAARSYSRSEGRYSYAQTCDTTSCQVYGGAGREDRRTDTAIRSTAGVVRLDSKGAVVRTEFSSSTGGWTAGGAFPAVEDAGDSRSPYHDWKVTIDGPTVSRAWPQIGTFSSMQVTGRNGLGADGGRATTVVVTGSSGTVKTTGNDVRSRLGLRSDWFSVVAPSTQVWMLRGSTDGGDPALTSRFGGPKDTTLACDFDGSGRDGLTTYRNGVWTKRDDASAPDPSAVAAADATVSYGAAWMLPVCGDWDGDGKDGIGVYDTRTGTWYLRNSFTGGNPEVKFQYGWSAALPVVGDWDGDGKDSIGVYYAGTWMLRNTATPGRPDTTVQYGWKGATPVTGDWAGSGTSGIGVFSDGRWMLRDTVSPGDPQRLFDYGVPGDAPVPGRWTTGSDGAGITRPSV